From Sander lucioperca isolate FBNREF2018 chromosome 14, SLUC_FBN_1.2, whole genome shotgun sequence, the proteins below share one genomic window:
- the map1b gene encoding microtubule-associated protein 1B, whose amino-acid sequence MATLVESAEMETLGGQSKTGTSPTSSSGPPQHFNDNKFYLLVVIGEIITEDHLKCAIADIEKGIRSWDTNLIDCNLDQELKLFVSRHSARFSADVRGQRILHHKSNILETVVLINPSDDAVSTEVRLMISDTARHKLLILSGQCSENSGELILQSGSFSFFNFIDIFTDQEIGELLSTIHPAKKANLTLSCPEQGEWKNSNLDKHNLQDFINMKLNSTLILPEMEGLSEFTEYLSESVEIPSPFDMLEPPTSGGFLKLSKPCCYIFPAGSGDSALFAVNGFNMLINGGSDRKSCFWKLVRHLDRVDSILMTHIGDDNLPGINSMLQRKVAELEEEQSQGSTANSDWVKNMISPDIGVVFLNLPENLENPEPNYRVRRNVEEAAFTQQFLTKLNLRLEPLQRPVGNTIEPLILFQKMGVGKLEMYVLNPSRNSKEMQHFMKQWTGSEKDTASILLPNGKESEFPVSYLTSISSLIVWHPANPLDKVVRVLFPGNATQHHIFEGLEKLKHLDFLKQPVVTQKAMSSDMPSTPTLKQAKMKHRTDSKESLRSTPKPSPSKSIRKDSKEEAPEKAKTDAESSHEKTPKTEKKEKAPLKKEKAKAPEKAKSEQTAQNETPEKKKSEIKPKFEKIVKKETKVSVEKKKEVKKDVAKKDDTPKHEVKKDEKAKKEEAKKVVKKDIRRDSPMKKKEEKKDVKVPFKDIKKTAGEEKSLAPKPKPLKKDNASKKDAGIPSKLKEKGKAKVTKKETKVDSDKLAASAAAVAEDPEVVRSLMSTPEDLTKDFEELRAEELVEDDATVQQIKEEEAVMIHHEDIIQTKESPEALESVDEGITTTEAEGDNEETPEEQVLKGKANVSVSEKFEDEGTVMEETSEGGDYEEKGETEEVYEPQRVEPDKDKLTPSEDEHQEKNDEVKPEDSVEDNEDVTNKNVEDQHASEREIEKHNLFLSASPKVSSPVSPAASIHDEMVPVGFESSTASDDDNQDEPPEDYTVTSGHTQSTIEISSVPTPMDEMLTPRDIMSDENTNDESPSQDVGRFGTSASGEFDRKKLSPLQDMPGSDHSQSDATEGQDYNHSASTISPPSSLEEDKFYKGFLSEGKAEEFATAQESCEKYDTDSARLSSTSTTSPLVRSPSVDHKDKFDYPSLFAAPIELSTTLAGCARATADPSISPDDKTLEGANSPQSSGHTPYYQSPVDERAGALPPVSEDEAQGPVIVEVTSDKEDFSNTGTPEPIEPEPESSSAVERVMSSPKSPHPTESDSPTKMEKSLFDIDHKKTGDPVLSSAPMTKPEDTNPFTAFKDESKMSISEGTTSDKSETPLEEVIAEDTFSHLASASTASLATNSLPEPTTDSPSLHAEIGSPHSTEVDDSLSVSVVQTPTTFQEAEGSPSKEDSPRPMSISPDISPKTKSRAQDTKSPEHSTMSIEFGQESPDHSLALDFSKQSPEHPSVGGSLHATKNGPTEVDYSPSDGTDERPSEDHSSTVQKPLFFDESDSVLATSATPSDASLSTPSVTTPCQMTEMLHAVAEQTDKSPVTPKASSLTHSPHSNEPSPVLGDLPAKDSTSLISPSAEGFINKSDTQQKYDKSPSPPKAASPSSPSTFSKEETVSPVKETKPFKCEDSTPEAKSPVSPKVPFPSYLPLSSDPHHYNFACGSRDPDSTKKSPSAPSKTDVDLCLVTSCEYRHPKTELSPSFINPNPLEYFINEEKAMDEEKPLAKSGGGPPPPGGKLPAKQCEETPPTSISESAPSQTDSDVPPGTEECPSITADANIDSEDDSETLPTDRTLTYRHVDPPPVALRDSAPSSGHHDVCMVDPEALKAEENLHNANTDGEEKPKKKKLLKKSSSPTRKSALSKVKDTKNSSPKKSVGEGKDAKNATNTSASKVVKSATSGTGSGKVSGGASLPNCPPMYMDLVYIPNHCNAKNVDAEFFKRVRSSYYVVSGNDQTAQEPSRAVLDAVLEGKAQWGNNMQVTLIPTHDTDVMREWYQETHDKQQELNIMVLASSSTVVMQDESFPACKIEM is encoded by the exons GGATCCGTTCATGGGACACCAACCTTATTGACTGTAACCTGGACCAGGAACTCAAGCTGTTTGTCTCCAGACACTCAGCTCGTTTCTCTGCAGATGTCAGAG gGCAGAGAATTCTTCACCATAAAAGTAATATCCTGGAGACAGTGGTGCTTATCAACCCTTCAGATGATGCAGTCAGTACTGAG GTTCGTTTGATGATCTCAGACACTGCCAGACACAAGCTTCTGATTCTCTCAGGGCAGTGCTCTGAAAACAGCGGGGAACTAATTCTTCAGTCTGgatctttctctttcttcaaCTTCATAGACATATTCACTGACCAAGAG ATTGGTGAATTGCTCAGCACCATTCACCCGGCAAAAAAAGCCAACCTAACACTGTCATGCCCTGAACAAGGCGAGTGGAAAAACTCCAACTTAGACAAACACAACCTGCAGGACTTCATTAACATGAAACTAAACTCCACTCTCATACTCCCTGAAATGGAAGGCCTCTCAGAGTTCACAGAGTATTTATCTGAATCAGTAGAGATCCCATCTCCTTTTGACATGTTAGAACCACCAACCTCAGGTGGATTCCTCAAACTCTCCAAACCATGCTGTTACATTTTCCCTGCTGGTAGCGGTGACTCTGCTCTCTTTGCTGTCAATGGCTTCAACATGCTCATTAATGGTGGCTCAGACAGGAAGTCCTGCTTCTGGAAGCTGGTGAGACATCTAGACCGGGTGGACTCCATCCTCATGACCCACATTGGTGACGACAACCTGCCAGGCATCAATAGcatgctgcagaggaaggttGCAGAGCTTGAGGAGGAGCAGTCACAGGGCTCGACAGCTAACAGTGACTGGGTGAAGAACATGATTTCTCCAGATATTGGTGTTGTGTTTTTGAATCTTCCTGAAAACCTGGAGAACCCTGAACCTAATTACAGAGTGCGGAGGAATGTTGAGGAGGCAGCGTTCACTCAGCAGTTCCTCACCAAGCTAAATTTGAGGTTAGAGCCTTTGCAGAGGCCTGTTGGAAACACGATAGAACCACTCATACTTTTTCAGAAAATGGGTGTTGGGAAGCTTGAGATGTATGTGCTTAATCCATCGAGGAACAGCAAGGAGATGCAGCACTTCATGAAGCAGTGGACAGGTAGTGAAAAAGACACCGCTTCCATTCTGCTGCCAAATGGAAAAGAATCTGAGTTCCCCGTCTCTTATTTGACTTCTATCTCTTCACTCATTGTGTGGCACCCTGCAAATCCCTTAGATAAGGTTGTGCGTGTTCTCTTTCCTGGAAATGCCACCCAGCATCACATCTTTGAAGGCTTAGAAAAGCTAAAGCACTTGGACTTCCTGAAGCAGCCAGTTGTCACTCAAAAAGCAATGTCTTCTGATATGCCGTCAACACCAACACTAAAGCAAGCTAAGATGAAACACAGAACAGACAGCAAAGAGAGCCTGAGGTCTACCCCAAAGCCATCACCAAGCAAAAGCATCAGGAAGGATTCAAAGGAGGAAGCACCAGAAAAGGCAAAGACAGATGCAGAATCATCTCatgaaaaaacaccaaagactgagaaaaaagaaaaggcccCGCTGAAAAAGGAAAAGGCAAAAGCACCTGAGAAAGCAAAGTCCGAGCAAACAGCCCAAAATGAGACTCCAGAAAAAAAGAAGTCTGAAATAAAACCCAAATTTGAAAAGATTGTTAAAAAGGAGACCAAGGTGTCTgtggaaaagaaaaaggaggtTAAGAAAGACGTAGCAAAGAAAGATGATACACCCAAACACGAGGTCAAAAAGGATGAAAAAGCAAAGAAAGAGGAGGCAAAGAAAGTTGTAAAAAAGGATATCAGAAGAGACTCACCTATGAAGaagaaggaagaaaagaaagatgtCAAGGTGCCCtttaaagacataaaaaagacTGCGGGTGAAGAAAAGAGTCTAGCACCAAAACCAAAACCTCTGAAAAAAGACAATGCTTCAAAGAAAGACGCAGGAATCCCGTCAAAGTtaaaagagaaaggaaaggcAAAGGTGACAAAGAAGGAGACAAAGGTGGATAGTGACAAACTTGCAGCAAGTGCAGCTGCTGTTGCAGAGGATCCAGAAGTAGTAAGATCTCTGATGTCCACACCAGAGGACCTCACCAAGGACTTTGAGGAGCTTAGAGCTGAAGAGTTGGTGGAGGATGATGCGACTGTGCAACAAATTAAGGAAGAAGAGGCTGTGATGATCCACCATGAAGATATAATACAAACCAAAGAGTCACCTGAGGCATTAGAGTCTGTGGATGAGGGTATAACCACAACGGAGGCTGAAGGAGACAATGAAGAGACTCCAGAAGAACAAGTTCTTaagggaaaagccaatgttagtGTAAGTGAGAAGTTTGAAGATGAAGGCACTGTAATGGAGGAGACATCAGAGGGAGGGGAttatgaagagaagggagagaccGAAGAAGTTTATGAACCACAGAGAGTGGAACCAGATAAAGATAAGCTTACTCCCAGTGAAGATGAACACCAAGAGAAAAATGATGAAGTCAAACCAGAAGACAGTGTCGAAGACAATGAGGATGTGACTAATAAAAATGTAGAAGATCAGCATGCAagtgagagagaaatagagaaacaTAACCTGTTTTTATCAGCCTCACCCAAAGTGTCCTCACCTGTTTCTCCGGCTGCATCTATCCATGACGAAATGGTTCCAGTTGGCTTTGAGAGCTCAACAGCCTCGGATGATGACAACCAAGATGAACCCCCTGAGGATTACACTGTCACCTCTGGCCACACTCAGTCCACCATTGAGATATCCAGTGTGCCTACTCCCATGGATGAGATGTTGACTCCTAGAGACATTATGAGCGACGAAAACACCAATGATGAATCTCCTTCACAGGATGTTGGCAGGTTTGGGACATCAGCATCTGGAGAGTTTGACAGAAAGAAGCTGTCTCCACTTCAGGACATGCCAGGGTCAGATCACTCTCAGAGTGATGCCACAGAAGGCCAGGACTACAACCACTCCGCTTCCACAATATCTCCCCCTTCATCACTAGAAGAGGATAAATTCTATAAGGGGTTTCTTTCTGAAGGAAAAGCTGAAGAGTTTGCAACAGCTCAAGAGTCATGTGAGAAGTACGACACAGACTCGGCTAGACTCAGTTCAACTTCAACAACATCGCCTCTTGTACGTTCTCCTTCAGTGGACCACAAGGACAAGTTTGATTATCCATCATTGTTTGCTGCTCCAATAGAGCTGTCCACCACACTGGCAGGATGTGCCAGAGCAACAGCTGATCCCTCCATTAGCCCAGATGACAAGACATTGGAAGGAGCTAACTCGCCTCAGTCCTCTGGTCACACACCTTACTATCAGTCACCAGTAGATGAAAGGGCAGGGGCTCTACCACCTGTGTCAGAAGACGAAGCACAGGGTCCTGTAATTGTGGAGGTCACAAGTGATAAAGAGGATTTCTCCAATACAGGTACCCCAGAGCCTATTGAGCCAGAACCAGAAAGTTCCTCCGCTGTAGAGAGAGTGATGTCCTCTCCAAAAAGCCCACATCCAACTGAATCCGATTCCCCAACGAAGATGGAAAAGTCACTCTTTGATATTGATCATAAGAAAACTGGAGATCCAGTCTTGTCCTCAGCACCAATGACCAAACCCGAAGACACTAATCCTTTCACAGCTTTCAAAGACGAGAGTAAAATGTCCATTTCAGAGGGTACCACATCAGACAAGTcagaaacccctctggaggagGTGATAGCAGAagatacattttcacatttagcTTCAGCATCCACTGCCTCGCTGGCCACCAACTCCTTGCCAGAACCCACGACTGACTCTCCTTCTCTTCATGCTGAGATAGGCTCTCCTCACTCAACAGAAGTAGatgactctctgtctgtctccgtggTTCAGACCCCAACCACCTTTCAGGAGGCTGAAGGTTCTCCATCCAAGGAAGATAGCCCGAGACCCATGTCTATCTCCCCAGATATCTCACCAAAGACAAAAAGCAGAGCACAGGACACAAAATCACCAGAGCACTCCACCATGTCAATAGAGTTTGGCCAGGAGTCTCCTGACCACTCCTTAGCTCTGGACTTTAGTAAGCAATCTCCAGAGCATCCATCTGTGGGAGGCAGCTTACATGCTACAAAGAATGGCCCGACTGAGGTTGACTACAGCCCCTCAGATGGAACAGATGAAAGACCATCTGAAGACCATAGTTCCACAGTGCAGAAGCCTTTGTTTTTTGATGAGAGCGATTCAGTCCTTGCCACTTCTGCAACCCCATCAGATGCATCTCTGTCCACTCCCTCTGTGACAACCCCATGCCAGATGACAGAGATGCTACATGCTGTGGCTGAGCAGACAGATAAGTCTCCTGTCACCCCAAAGGCATCCTCTCTCACCCATTCTCCCCATTCCAATGAGCCATCCCCAGTGCTAGGGGATCTCCCAGCTAAAGACAGTACCAGCCTAATTTCACCATCTGCGGAGGGCTTTATTAATAAATCTGACACACAGCAGAAATATGACAAGTCACCCTCACCTCCTAAAGCTGCTTCCCCATCATCACCTTCTACCTTTTCAAAAGAAGAAACCGTTTCCCCGGTAAAGGAGACTAAGCCCTTTAAATGTGAGGATTCTACACCTGAGGCAAAATCCCCTGTGAGTCCCAAAGTTCCCTTTCCATCATATCTACCTCTCTCCTCTGATCCGCATCATTACAATTTTGCCTGTGGCTCCAGGGACCCAGACTCCACGAAGAAGAGCCCCTCTGCTCCATCTAAGACAGATGTTGACCTCTGCCTAGTCACTTCATGTGAGTATCGTCACCCCAAGACAGAACTGTCCCCATCTTTCATCAACCCTAACCCTCTAGAATACTTCATCAATGAAGAGAAGGCCATGGATGAGGAGAAGCCTCTGGCCAAGTCAGGAGGAGGTCCCCCACCTCCAGGAGGTAAACTTCCTGCCAAGCAGTGTGAGGAGACCCCACCCACATCCATCAGTGAATCTGCCCCCTCCCAGACAGATTCAGATGTTCCACCAGGGACAGAGGAGTGCCCTTCCATTACAGCAGATGCTAACATTGACTCTGAAGACGACTCTGAGACTCTGCCTACTGACAGAACGCTGACCTACAGGCATGTCGACCCCCCTCCGGTGGCACTCAGGGACTCTGCTCCATCTTCAGGCCACCATGATGTCTGCATGGTGGACCCAGAGGCCCTCAAGGCTGAAGAAAACCTCCACAATGCAAATACAGATGGAGAAGAAAAGCCCAAGAAGAAAAAGCTCCTGAAAAAGTCTTCCTCGCCAACCAGGAAGAGTGCTCTATCAAAAGTGAAGGACACAAAGAATTCCTCTCCAAAGAAGAGTGTTGGAGAAGGGAAAGATGCCAAAAATGCAACCAATACCTCTGCATCCAAAGTTGTAAAAAGTGCCACATCAG GTACTGGCAGTGGAAAGGTATCAGGTGGGGCATCTCTGCCCAACTGCCCTCCCATGTACATGGATTTGGTTTACATCCCTAATCATTGCAATGCCAAGAATGTGGATGCAGAGTTCTTTAAGCGGGTGCGCTCCTCTTACTATGTGGTCAGTGGCAATGATCAGACAGCTCAGGAGCCCAGTAGGGCTGTCCTTGATGCAGTGCTGGAAGGAAAGGCCCAGTGGGGAAACAATATGCAG GTCACTCTGATTCCAACCCATGACACTGATGTGATGAGGGAGTGGTACCAGGAGACCCACGACAAGCAGCAGGAGCTCAACATCATGGTCCTGGCCAGCAGCAGCACTGTTGTCATGCAGGATGAGTCCTTCCCGGCTTGTAAGATAGAGATGTAG